The Colias croceus chromosome 23, ilColCroc2.1 genome window below encodes:
- the LOC123702580 gene encoding tigger transposable element-derived protein 4-like gives MAPRRTFTVKEKVDIISRLENGENNVDLCKQFGVSHSTISTMWKNRAKIMQCFESKSLKIKKNCNPTHQDIENVLLVWFKAQRSQNVPISGPLLQEKANHFARQLGKTDFKCSESWIYRFRQRHDIVVGKVCGEAASVSQNDCDNWLRTVLPKLTEGYTDSQIWNADETGLFFKLTPESAKKPRCFKNVKTLPVDYEANKKAWMTSEIFEKVLRKWDSELRRHNKKIILFIDNCPAHPHNQKLTNIKLAFLPPNTTSVIQPIDQGIIKTLKSH, from the exons ATGGCTCCTAGACGTACATTTACTGTTAAAGAAAAAGTGGATATCATTTCGAGACTGGAAAATGGTGAAAACAATGTTGATCTGTGTAAACAATTTGGGGTTTCTCATTCTACAATATCAACGATGTGGAAAAACCGCGCTAAAATTATGCAGTGTTTTGAATCAAAATCccttaaaataaagaaaaattgtaatcCAACTCATCAAGATATTGAAAATGTACTTCTAGTGTGGTTTAAAGCACAGAGAAGCcaaaatgtacctataagCGGTCCTCTTTTGCAAGAGAAAGCTAATCATTTTGCCAGACAGCTTGGGAAAACAGACTTTAAATGTTCAGAAAGTTGGATTTACAGATTTAGACAACGTCATGATATAGTGGTCGGTAAAGTTTGTGGAGAAGCTGCTAGTGTATCGCAAAACGACTGTGATAATTGGTTGAGAACAGTTTTACCAAAATTAACTGAAGGATATACCGACAGTCAAATATGGAACGCTGATGAGACaggattattttttaaattgactcCCGAGTCC GCGAAAAAACCAAGGTGTTTCAAGAATGTTAAAACTTTGCCAGTTGATTACGAAGCCAACAAAAAGGCGTGGATGACATcagaaatttttgaaaaagttttaCGGAAATGGGACTCTGAGCTAAGaagacacaataaaaaaatcatcttATTTATTGACAATTGTCCAGCTCACCCACACAATCAAAAATTGACTAACATAAAACTGGCATTTCTACCACCAAACACTACGTCAGTTATTCAACCTATCGATCAAGGTATTATTAAGACTCTTAAAAGCCATTAA